In the Primulina tabacum isolate GXHZ01 chromosome 15, ASM2559414v2, whole genome shotgun sequence genome, ggacctctagatcttttatttcatagttatttgttataaaaagtttggtgttataatataaataaatttattttcaatttagttattggtgcaaacaaatctgtcaattgatttttctaattaaaattgagactattttaattgcaagcattaatatacatttaaatacgtactcctcgtgggatcgacacttgtacttgaaaatacattttattacaacttgacgttgtgcacttgcaagaAATTAAGAAATCACTCGACACGATCCCTGACCAAAAAGTTGCCCGGGAACTTCGAAGATCTCTTGTCCCGGACAGAGAAATACATCAACATGGAAGAAGTGCAGAACCAAAAAAGGGAAGCCCTGAAAAGAGCCAGAGGAGACCGGGTTGTCAGACTCGAGGAGAGAGCTCACAAGAAAAATGGTCCCGGGAATTTCTCTCACGTCCATTTAAGAATTGCTCGGGATCGGGAAGTCCAAGAATGTAGCTCGGATATGATTCcttgtccaaatccagcagcACCTTATCAAGATCAGAAAAGAAAGGGTTTTGCACCCTTCACAAAGAATGTTCTCACAATACCAATGAGTGCCGAACACTAAGGAAGGAGTATGGTAGGCGTCCTGTGCCAGAATCTCAGCCCCCTCGAGATAGGTCTAGACAACCACCTTTGTTGTCTCGACGTCCCGGACCTAATACTCTCCGCAAATCAGCAGATATCCCTAGTGGAAGGAGGAGGGAGGAGGGAAGTTTCCGGGAAGAAAGAAGCAGACAAACTGAAAGGAAGGACCCTTCCCCTAGCCGAGgagtaataaaaatgatttcaGGAGGATCTACAGATGGTGATTCCAACTGGGCTCGAAAAGCAAGAAGCAGGAGGGATTGCTTAGAAGTTGATGGGAGGGGGAGGAATGAACCAGTTATAAGCTTCGGCCCAGAAAATCTCAGGGGAGTTAGTCTACCCCATAACGATGCTCTCGTTATTCAAGCCCGAGTTGCTAATTACGACGTGTTGAGAGTATTCGTTGACAATGGCAGCTCTGTCAATGTCatcttcaaggaagcattggtTCAGATGGATTTACATGAGTATCAATTAGATGCGGTTGAGACTGCCCTATTTGGCTTTGCGTGTCACGCAGTGTACCCTGAACTGGAAATAACCTTGCCACTGACCCTGGGAACTGGGGATTTGAGGAAGACAGTCATGACAATCTTTACAGAGGTAGATGCCCCGTCCTCGTACAACATCATCTTAGGGAGATCGGATATGAATGAGATGAGAGCCGTGGCATCCActtatcataaaaaaattaaatttccagTACGAGGGCAAGTCGGGGAAGTCAAGGGAGACCAGCCCTCTTCCCGGAAATGTTATGGGGAGACTGTCCGAGTGGATCAGAAGAAGGCGAGAAGGGAGgagaaggggaagaaggggAGTCAAGATGAGGTGGCCAGAGAAAGGGAAGTACATTTTGTTGTGAAGGAAGAGCAAGAGGCAGTGGAGATTGAGCCCGGGAAGCACATTCGAGTGGCCCGAGACATCAACGGGTCCACCCGGATAAATCTCTTGAATTGTTTAAAAGCTAACATTAGTGTTTTCGCTTGGTCCCAACAGGAACTGGCCGGGATCTCACTTAAGGTGGCTGAGCACAAATTAAATATCCTCCCAGGATCTCGGCCCGTGAAACAAAAGAAGAGGCATTTTGGCCCGGAGAAAGATAGAATTATTGAAGAGCAGGTGGGAGAGCTATTGCGGGCCGGCCACGTTTGGGAAGTCCAATTCCCTATGTGGCTCTCAAATGTGGTCCTCTTTCCTAAAGCTACTGGAAAATGGAGGATGTTTGTAGATTTCCGGGACCTAAATAAAGCCTGCCCCAAAGACTGTTATCCACTTCCCCGGATTGATCAACTGGTGGATTCAACCTCCGAGTGCGAGTTTTTAAGCTTTTTGGATGCTTATCAGGGGTACCACCCAATCCCCTTGGCTCTTGAAGATCAAGTTAAAGCCAATTTTGTCACTTCCGGGGGCACTTTCTGCTACGTagttatgccttttggattgAAGAATGCTGGGGCCACGTATCAACGCTTGATGAATCACGTTTTTCAAAAGCAGATAGGCAGGAACGTTGaagtatatgtggatgatatcctGATCAAGACCCGAGAAGTCTCCTGCTTCATTGATGATCTGGCCGAGACCTTGAAACAGTATGGGATAAAGCTCAACCCGGCTAAATGTGTATTTGGAGTAAGAAGTGGGAAGTTTTTGGGCTTCTTGGTGACTGATCGGAGAATGAAGTAAACCTAGAAAGGATAAAAGCAATAATTGACATGCCTTCCCCCCGCTCCGTCCGAGAAGTACAAAAATTGACCGGGAGAATTGCGGCCCTGTCACGCTTCATCTCACGGTCTGCTCATCGAAGTTATCCATTTTTTCAGGTTTTGAGAAAAGCACAAAAATTTTGGCTGGGATGAAAAATGTGAGCAAGCTTTTCAAGACTTGAAGAAGCATTTGGCCGACTTGCCTGTTTTGGTGAAATCAGAACCCGGGGAGAAACTGTGGATTTTTTATCAGCTATTGAGCACGCCGTTAGCTCCGTACTTATCGGGGAGGAAGAAACTGACCAAAAGCCTATATATTATGTCAGTCATGCCCTCAGAAGAGCCGAATTAAATTACCGCGAAGTGGAAAAAATAGCCCTGGCCCTGGTGGTCACTGCCCGGAAGCTGAGACCTTATTTCCTCTCACACCCGATTGTGGTTCTCACGAACTCTCCACTCGGGAGAATCATGACACACGCTGAAGTATCAGGCAGGATGGTCAAATGGACAATAGAGCTCGGGGAATATGACATTGAATATAAACCTCGAGTTTCTATAAAAGCTCAGGCCTTAACGGATTTCCTGATAGAAATGATTCAATCGAAAAAAGAGGAAGTGTGGAGAGTCTTCGTCGATTGGGCATCAAATTTGTCGGGGTGTGGAGTTGGGATGGTTTTAATTGCTCCATCAGGAGAAAAAATCAAGTTGGCTCTAAGAATCGATTCCAGGGTCATCAACAATGAAGCTGAGTATGAAGCCGTTCTGGCAGGGTTGCAAGCTGCTTCGGAAGTCAGTGCTTCTCGGGTCATTATTTATTCTGATTCTCAACTAGTCACCCAACAAATAAAAGGGACGTATGAAGGCAACAATGAAAAAATGCTCAAGTATCTAGGGCTCATCACGGCCCGGGCAACATCTTTAACCTATTAAAGCATTGAACAGATTCCTAGAGAAGAGACTGAGGAGGCTGATACCTTAGCCAAATTGGCTGCCTCTATGTCGGACACAAGCACCCGGGAAGTCATGTGTTTTAGCCGGCTAGTACTTTCTGTTGATGAAGAAGTACCACCGACTCGGAAAAACTCGTGGATGACTCCTCTAATTAATTATATGGTTCATACTAAGCTCCCGGAAGATAAAACCCAAGCttggaaaataaaaaaactagCACCCAGGTTTGTCCTTTTGAATGATGTTTTGTACAGGCGATCATATCAGGGCCCTTtgctcaaatgcttataagaagATGAAGTCGAATATGTCCTCCGAGAAATACACGAAGGGTGCTGTGGTGAACATCTCTGTGGAAATTCTCTGTCTCGAAAAGCTATATTAGCCGGATTTTGGTGGCCCCGGATAAATCAAGATGCTGCCCAACTTGTTCAGAAATGCAAGGGTTGCCAACACCATTCTAATTTTCATCATCGCCCAGCTGCTGGCATGCAGCCCATCTCAGCATCTTGtccctttgatcaatggggATTGGATATAGTGGGCCCATTTCCAATAGCCCGGGCCCAAAAAAAATTCCTTCTTGTGGCCGTAGATTATTTATCTAAATGGGTGGAGCCGAGCCATTAGCCAAAATTACTGAGGAAGAAGTCGTGAGATTTCTCTGGAAAAATATTGTTTGCAGATTTGGCATCCCAAGAAGACTGATTTCAGATAATGGGAGgcaattccagggaaagaaaATCACATCTTGGTGTcaagaaatgaagatcactcaATCTTTCACCTCTGTAGCCTACCCATAAGCCAATGGCCAAACTGAGGTAACCAACAGGATCATCGTGCAAGCACTTAAAGCCCGGCTGCATGGGAAAGGAAAGGACTGGGTGGAGGAGTTAATGAGTATATTATATTATGGGCATATCGAACTACACCACGAACAACTACTCGGGAAACCCCCATACAGCCTGGTCTATGGTTCAGAAGCAGTCTTACATGTGGAAATCGGACAATCTTCTACTCGGATAGAATCTTATCCGAACAACAATGATGAAACCCGAGCCATTGAGCTTGATTTGATCGAAGAAAAAAGAGACCGAGCAGCCATTCCAATGGAAGCTTATCGCAGCCGGGTAATGAAATTCTATAACAAGCATGTTCGATCACGAGATTTCCAGGTTGGAGACTTGATCATGAAAAAGGTGAAGCCAGTGGGTGATGTGGGGAAATTAGAAGCACGATGGGAAAGACCTTTCAAAGTAATTCAGAGAGTTAGCTAGGGGGCAGCTTATTATCTAGAAGATTCTCGAGGACATAAAGACCCTGGAATGCATTCTATTTGaagaaatattatgtttaaagcTTTTGTATCTGCTGCTTATACATCAAATAAGAAATTGTTCAAAGATGTGTCTAGTAAGCctagggacccgtaccctggcccggggacccgtaccTCGGTTATCTAATAAgcccagggatccgtaccctggcccggggacccgcaccccggttatctcctaagtccagggacccgtaccctggcccggggaccaGCACCCCGATTACCTACTAAGCCCAGGGATCcataccctggcccggggacccgcacCCCGGTTATCTACTAAgcccagggatccgtaccctggccctGGGGACCCGCACCCGGTTATCTACTAAGTCCAGGGATttgtaccctggcccggggactcGCACCCCGGTTACCTACTAAGTCCAgtgacccgtaccctggcccgggaaCCCGCACCCCGCTTATctactaagtccagggatccgtaccctggtcCGGGGACCCGCACCTCAGTCACCTCCTAAGCCTAGGGACCCACACCCTGCTTACATCAAGACCGAGTTGTCTATCAAACCCGAAAGGCTTACGCCCCgattattaatttgtttggtGAAGGTTGGTTAAAGTCTACAAGGATATTTAAAGTACAGCTTTGCAACACTTAGAAATATTAAACGCGTGAAATATGAaagcaaaatattttcattaatactgGGAAAATTTACAAGGTGCCTGGAAGCccagaaataaaaataaagaaataataaaaaaaaatcctaaTCTACTTTGGGggcctcctcctcctcctcttcTTCCGGGAGGGAAGCTGCAGCTTTTTCCAAATCAGGGAAGTCTTCCTGATCGGAGGGGACCAGGCCTGCCTCCTGGAATTGCTCGAGACATTTATTGAAGCCCAGGTCAAAATAGACGAAGGCCTTATCAGCCACCATCTTTTTGAAATCCCGGGACTTCAGGAATTTCGCCATGTCCTCCTTCTGGGAAATATTTGCCTGTTCCAGAGCAGCAGTTGCTTCCTCGGCTTGGGCCCGAGCAGATTTTGCCTCCTCCCCAGCCACCTGTACTCTCAACTTGGCAGCTGCAGAGTTGTCATCCAGGGCTTTCCGGGCCTCGGCTAATTCTGCCTGGACCAGGTCCACTTGCTGTTTCCAGCTAGCTTTCTCCCGGGCCAGGACATGTTCATGAATCTCCTGCACCCTTATTAATTCTCCCTGAAGTTTGTCGTGCATCTCCCGGGAGGAGGAGGCTTGTTGATTGGCCTTCTTGGCTGCCAGAGCCACCTGTTCATATGCAGATATGAGCATCTGCAAGCCCTGTAAATCAAAGAAAGGGATAGATTGATGATAACGATAAATTCGACAAGAGAGGGTCAGATTGATAATAACTTACAGAAAATGACTGGGAAACCCCCTCATACAGCTTTGTATTGGGGTGGAGACCTTTGAGATGATCCATCTCTTCAGGGCGGAGTAAGCCCCGCACCATCCTAGTCAGGTCTGTAGTTACATCATCGCCAAAGAGATTCGGCAGATCTAAGGGCACCCCACCCTGCTGGAAGGGATTGGCAGATGACCCGAGAGGGGGATGAGATCGTGTTGTCATCTCAGGTCTCTCCTCCACGGTAAGGACCTCAATAACCGGCTCCATCACCGCCTTCCTCTTGCGATGATTCAGAGGCGCCAAGTCCTCCTCAGCGATTGGAGAAGCGTCCTCCTCCCGAGTGGAAGTCACCTCTTCTCGGACCTCAGCATCTGCCCTGATCCGGCTGTCCTCTGGTTCCCGGGCCTCCGCCTCTGCCCGAGATTGGCGTTCTTCCTGCTCTTGAACTGCCCG is a window encoding:
- the LOC142525863 gene encoding uncharacterized protein LOC142525863: MGGAEPLAKITEEEVVRFLWKNIVCRFGIPRRLISDNGRIIVQALKARLHGKGKDWVEELMSILYYGHIELHHEQLLGKPPYSLVYGSEAVLHVEIGQSSTRIESYPNNNDETRAIELDLIEEKRDRAAIPMEAYRSRVMKFYNKHVRSRDFQVGDLIMKKVKPVGDVGKLEARWERPFKVIQRVS